The genomic window GCATTCCGGCAATGATTCTTTTTTTGATATATCCGCAATGATGTGCTGATAATTTTCTGGGTTTTTTATAGAACTGCTGATTGTATCTTCTTTTATATCAAGCCCTATAACTTTGTGTCCTGCCTTCAAAAATTTGAGCGCTGTTGCACGCCCAATCCCTCGTGAAGTACCAGTGATGAGAATGTTCATTTATTCCGCCTTCTTTTTTACATAGTCAAAATATTCTTTGCCGACGTTTTCTTTTTCCCAATTTTTGACAACTTTGTAGCCAATTCCGCTGAACAATACTTCTGCCAAAAGTTCAAAAACTGCCCCGATTCCAGAGCAAACGAACACTTGAGTCCAAGACCATCCAAAGAAAAATTTTGAAACGATTGTAGCAAAAATAAAATTATCGACATATTGCGCAAGAACTGTTGAAGTATAAGAGCGGAGAGCAAAGCCCGCAAACCCATTTGACAAAACTCTTTTCCCGATAAAGTCATTCAGCAATGCATTTACAATTGACGAAATGATAAATGCTGTTGCAGAGCCAAAAACTACATACCATGAACCTCCGAACGTTTTATTCAGGGCGTTGTTGATTTGAATGCTGTCGGTTGAATAAAATTCCCCCCACATTCCTGGAGCCAATGAAAGCAAATAAAAAATAATGCAGACAGAAAGATTGACAAAAAGGGCGAGCAGCGAAACTTTGATGCTCGCTTTTGCTCCCCAGCGTTTGCAGATAACGTCCATGCAAAGAAACATAATCCAACTGAATACAAAACCACAATCTAACGCAACATATTTGTAGTTGAGCAACTCTTTGTTCGCCATAAGGTTTGCGCATACGACGGAAAGAAAAAATAAAGAGATTGTAAGAGAAGGGATGTTTCGGAATAAGAGCTTATAATCTTCAAGCTCCCTTTTGATTAAGTTGTGAAATTTGTTCATTTCGCCTCCATAAAAAACCTCGCGTTAGCGGCCGTGCAGGAGGCACTGTATAAAAGTTTACGAAGCGCAATGCGCGAATAAACTTTAGGAATAAAAAAGACAAGGAAGTATTTTTTATCCCGCCTCCTTAAGGATTTTAATTTATAAAGCGCAGGAGTTTTTGAGGATCATAAACTGCGCTGAGAGAAAATATATCACCTTAATAGAATTTACGCAATTCTCTAAAAAAAAGCCTTATAAAAAGGCGAGGCTATCAAAACAAGTTGTTTACTTTTTTGACAGCCTCGGATAAGGAGTTATTTTTACTTTATTAACTAAATTTTCAATGATTGCGAAGCTTTTGCTTTTTCAATCCAATTAACACTTTTATATTTGGCGTTACCTTTTCACAGTTTTACCCAAGCCTCAATTTTTTGAATTTCACCGTTTCTGCTAAAAAGCTTTTTAGTCTCTTCAGCGGTAAGAGAGTTTCCTCCTCGCTTTGAACCATTTACAGAAATCTCTTCTTTTTGAGCTTTGTGATAGATAACAGGAGTGTTACACCATGTAAAACTCAATGTTCCATCATCTTTAAATTCACTGTCTCTTAAAATTTTCGGTTCAAAATATGCGATTCCGCTTTCAATGTTTACACCAAGTTCTCCCCAGCGTGTTAAAACCTCCTCTTTTACTTGCCCTGTCATGCCTGGCTGTTTTGCGCCTTGTCCGGACGGCGTGTGTGAGTATGGGTCTGCCGGGAACGCTCCGTAGAGAGAAGGTGTCTTGTTGAATCCAATTCCACTTCTTACGTCGTAATATGAATCTATCAAGGCGCTTACAATTTTCGGATCAGAATTAAACTTTATTGCACGGAAAACATTTTCCTGAATGGCAAGCAGAAGTTTTGAAACCATGTGCCAATATATACTTCCAAGACCTTCGTAAGCAAAGAACGTTCCCGAGCGACCTGTAAAACTATGGTGATTGAAAGTTTTTTCATAAAGAGCATTGAGCATTTTCATCTCTTCTGACGTCGGCTTTTCTTTTTCACTTAAAGTTGCACAGTAATCTTCCATAAATCTTGAATTTCTGAATTCGGAATTGAAATGGAATGTGCCTTTTTTATCGGCGGCGAGAATTTTTGTGCCGGTTTTTTCAATCAAAGAAGCAAGTTTTGACGCATCTTCTTTCGAAACGCAGTTTTTATCGATAAAATTCTTGAGTTCTTTGTCAGGATACAGCATATAAGAATTCTGTCTAGCTTCATAAATCTTGCTGTTTTTTAACGCTTTTATGACGTCTAAAGCCTCTTCCGGGAGCAAAAGTTGTGCGGAGAGAACTGCAACTTGCCCTTCAAGCATTTCGTCCAGATGCTCAATTTTCATTTCGTTGTCTGAAATTTTTACTGTATTGTACGAATGATAAAGCCCGTCATCTCGTTTGTTTATTCTGATTGTGTTTTTAATGTGAATATTTATTGCCTCAAGATTATTGATAATCTCCAGACGAGATATAATTTCAGTTCCGTTCGCATAACCTTTTTCATAAAGGGCATCGCGTTCAATTTCGAAAAACTTTCCTTCAGCATCAGTAAATTCTCGACGTGTTTTATTGTTCTTTATAGAAGCTTCTGGCAAAGTTGTTCTGTAAAGATTTCCTAGTGACTTAAAGCAATTAGCGATAGGCGAGGGGAGTTCAAATTGCTGAATTTTTGAGTCGTTGTACATTTTGATGAGGAATGAAATAAATCTGTGAAGATAACAAAGAGTGACCAGTGAAAGTCCATAACCAGCGAGCGCGTTGTTGGCGTCGTTCCATTCTGGACGCTGTGTATTGAGCCAGATTCCACCTCCAGGAACAAAATTCGCTGTTTTTGCAATCACAATCTGAAGGAGTTTTGCTGTCAAAGTTACAAGCGCAACATTTTCATTTTTGTCACGGACGAGTTTTGCGTCTGAGCCGTAAGCCTTAGATTTTTCTTGAAGTTTAGAATCGAGTTCTCTATCGAATAAAATTGTGCTTCGCGGATTTTCCAAAATATTTTTGTAGCTTTTTATTCTGTAAGGAACATTTGAGCTTGCGTAGATTTTTGCATCCAGAGAAGAAAGCAGCTCATCTCGGTTAGAATCGCTGTAAAACTCCAAAAGTTTTTCAAGATAGATAACCTGATGGTCGCCCCAAAAACCAATCTGCGCCCAAGGGTTGTTAAGATCAGGAACTTCCCAATTTATGCCTTCTCTTGAAATGTGGTAAGGATTGAATCCTTCGATTGTCATTGCGTTTAAGAATTTTGCAGTCATATTTTTTATGTACTGCGGATATGACCATGCTAGCGCCTCCCAGTTTTGGAATATATCGCGCCAGTTTCCTTCATAATTTAGAATTGGGTTTCCTTTATCGTCTCTAAGCTTGATGTTGAATCTATTCCAAGGACGGCTTGGATCTCCATGACGGCGAGAAAAAGTCAGAGGCATATATTCGTAAAATAAGCGCTCCAACTGTGTGTTGTCAACGGCTTTTATTGCCTGTTCAAGCTCTTCGTAGCTTACAAACCCGTCTTTGTCTGAATTTGGCTCAACTTTTTTTGAAATGTTTTCAGCGAGTTTTACAAGTTGTTTATTTCTCTGAGATATAAATTTTACAAAATCTTCAAGATTGATTTTTCCGTTGTTTGCAAAAAAACCTCCGCGCATGATGTTGAACATGACGTTTTGTGTGTGGTGAGAGCATGTCATCAAATCTGCTGTTTGCTGAAAACCGTCTGATTCTGAAATATAAGTTTCCATAAGCTTTTGACACTCGTAGATGTCTTTTTCCAATTCTTTTGTAACGGCGTTTCTGTCTACAATCTGGCTGCAAAGGTCTGTCACGCGGACGCTATCCAACCTGGTATCAAAAACTTGATACCACGATTCCGAAGAATTTTTTTGAAGATTGATTTCTTTTAAAATATAAGCTGCTGGGCGTTTTCCTTTTACAACTGACATTTTTTCAATTTTTTTGCCATTTGCAAAAAGATTTGGCGCTTCAGGATTAAGAATTATTGTGTCCTTTGTTGAAAACCAGCATGTATTTGCAAACAGCCCTTCACTTGGTTCCGCTTTGTCAGTTACGATTGAAGAAACAGCAAACAGAGCAAGATTTGATTTTTCCTCTAAATCAGTTTTTTTGTAAGCGTCAAGGAGGACGCTGTTGTTGTTTTGGAAATCGGCGGTTACGCATGCCGGCAGAATGTTGCGACATCCGTCAAGAATTTTTATATCTACCGCTTTATCAGAGAGTTTTGTGATGATTGATTTGCGAACAAGTCCAAATTTTGCAGAAGACGTCCAGCAATAACGGAAAGAAAGTTCTAGCTCATTGTTGATTTCCTCAAACCAAACGCAACTTCCTGTTTTATTTTTGTAGATGTTTCTTACAATATTTTTATCGGCAATGTTCCTGATTGCCTGTGAACTATATAATGAAGAAAAAGGTTCCCAGATAACAACCCCGTTACAAGTTTGTACTTGAATCGCTGTATAAGAACCTGTGTAACTTTTAGCATCAGAGACTTTATCTGCTGTATAATATGGAAAAATAGCGTGATCGCAGTCGATTCTGCCTGCGGTAACTCCGCCTTGCGCCCAGCAGAAATTCCAAATATCAGAAGAACTCGTGATCGTCATAAAAAAATCTTCCATGCAATCGTAGTTCTCAATTTTATAGTATTGGTCTCCGTCTAATTTTGTAAAGAAACCTTTGCAAATCTTGTCCATTAGATACTCCTATAGAAACACTGCGTTAAAGGCAACGCAAGGAGGGGTGTATCAAAGTTTACCCAGCGCGACGCGCAAATAAACTTTCTTGATAAAAATTACAAGGAAGTAATCTTTACAAAATTCCTCTTTCTTGCTTCTGCAAATAAGGTAATTCAACAATATTTTGCTGTCAATTTAGTTTAAACGCAAAACCGAAAAAAAAACACCTTAACGAAAACTTACAATCTGGCGGATTTATGTCACCAAAATTATACTCATATTGCAAACAAGAAAAGAGGAATGGCTATGAAAGAAAACAAAAATGATAATTCTCATACAAAATTAGTAAAAAAAACTTTTTGGGTAAGGTTGAGAGAAGAAAAGTTTCTGCAATTTATGGCAATCTGTGGCGTTATCTGGATGATTATTTTCAACTATATTCCCATGTATGGATTGCTTATAGCATTTAAGAAAAACTTCTATATCACAACCCCTTTGTTCTCTTCAAAGTTTTTTAAAACTCCTTGGGCGACGAATCATGGATTTCAGCACTTTTTGGCTTTTTTCAAAGACGAGGAATTCGTCAACATTATAACAAATACTCTTGGCATCAGTTTGATTAAGCTCGCTGTTTGTTTTACGCTGCCAATCGTTTTTGCTCTTTTGCTCAACGAGGTTCGAAGCGTAAGGTTTAAAAAAGCAATTCAGACAATTACTTATATGCCACACTTTCTTTCTTGGGTAGTTCTTGGGGGAATCCTTACAACGTGGCTTGGAGAAACAGGCCTTTTTAATCAGATTCTTGGAAAACTAGGCGTTTTGACTGAGCCGGTCACATTTCTTGCGTACCCAAAATATTTTTGGCCGATTGTGATTGTTTCTGATTTATGGAAGGAACTTGGCTGGAACGCAATCATCTATCTTGCGGCAATTTCCGGTATTGATCAGGAGATGTATGAGGCTGCAAGAGTTGATGGCGCTAACCGATGGAGGCAGATTTGGTCTATAACGCTACCTTCGATTGCTCCGACAATTACAATTTTGTTTATATTGAATATCG from Treponema sp. Marseille-Q3903 includes these protein-coding regions:
- a CDS encoding sugar ABC transporter permease, producing MKENKNDNSHTKLVKKTFWVRLREEKFLQFMAICGVIWMIIFNYIPMYGLLIAFKKNFYITTPLFSSKFFKTPWATNHGFQHFLAFFKDEEFVNIITNTLGISLIKLAVCFTLPIVFALLLNEVRSVRFKKAIQTITYMPHFLSWVVLGGILTTWLGETGLFNQILGKLGVLTEPVTFLAYPKYFWPIVIVSDLWKELGWNAIIYLAAISGIDQEMYEAARVDGANRWRQIWSITLPSIAPTITILFILNIGGLLNSNFDQILVLWNPLNNARSNVIDLYVYSAAMRGMRYSYASAIGLFKSVIAFVLLFFANKVTNKLNDTSLF
- a CDS encoding VUT family protein produces the protein MNKFHNLIKRELEDYKLLFRNIPSLTISLFFLSVVCANLMANKELLNYKYVALDCGFVFSWIMFLCMDVICKRWGAKASIKVSLLALFVNLSVCIIFYLLSLAPGMWGEFYSTDSIQINNALNKTFGGSWYVVFGSATAFIISSIVNALLNDFIGKRVLSNGFAGFALRSYTSTVLAQYVDNFIFATIVSKFFFGWSWTQVFVCSGIGAVFELLAEVLFSGIGYKVVKNWEKENVGKEYFDYVKKKAE